Proteins encoded together in one Branchiostoma lanceolatum isolate klBraLanc5 chromosome 11, klBraLanc5.hap2, whole genome shotgun sequence window:
- the LOC136444266 gene encoding beta-galactoside alpha-2,6-sialyltransferase 1-like, with protein MAEKTTLFAAVLCLCVLGNVLFSKYPITVTIGSPHANTTGMQFQLKGIGVPMVRLSNGKNVLPVMASWTYVLREDMYCKIKAKIPFSTITKNSTKMINQSDEAVLPKESLESMVHYNSCAVVSSSHGLRLHTYGREIDRHDAVLRFNCAPTDKFEEFVGNRTDIRLINTQIPRKCKKEFWNDNIAMFNNEIIVVRNLDTIRLGPHGLDLSKDNFHVFDNLKKYRKLHPNRTMSFIQGPWLGKDITAELRRFCIVTGRCNKTSKSPTTGMLGVVMMLHLCNWVRVYEMVPSTKDNTDLRYYYSEKAKRPVGGIHSYGQEREYIRTLSLTSDEVIDDTGVALLKGLDTVRCD; from the exons ATGGCGGAGAAGACGACCCTTTTCGCGGCTGTGCTGTGTCTCTGTGTCCTGGGCAACGTTCTATTCAGCAAGTATCCAATCACTGTAACCATAGGCTCGCCCCACGCAAACACTACTGGCATGCAGTTCCAACTGAAAGGCATAGGCGTCCCCATGGTACGATTGAGCAACGGTAAGAATGTTCTACCCGTGATGGCGTCATGGACATATGTTCTGAGGGAAGATATGTATTGTAAAATAAAGGCGAAGATTCCGTTTTCAACGATAACTAAGAACTCCACGAAAATGATCAACCAAAGTGACGAGGCGGTTTTGCCGAAAGAGAGTTTGGAGTCGATGGTCCACTATAACTCTTGTGCGGTGGTTAGCAGCAGTCATGGGCTCAGACTTCACACATACGGACGGGAAATAG ATCGCCACGACGCCGTGCTAAGATTCAACTGTGCTCCCACAGACAAGTTTGAAGAGTTTGTCGGTAACCGGACGGACATACGACTGATCAACACACAAATCCCGCGTAAATGCAAGAAGGAGTTTTGGAACGACAATATCGCCATGTTTAACAACGAAATCATTGTCGTCAGGAACTTGGACACGATCCGACTGGGACCACATGGACTAGATCTCAGTAAAGACAATTTTCATGTCTTTGACAACTTGAAAAAGTACAGAAAGTTACACCCCAACAGAACAATGTCTTTCATACAGGGACCTTGGTTGGGGAAAGACATTACCGCCGAACTGAGGCGGTTTTGTATCGTCACAGGAAGATGTAATAAAACGAGCAAGTCTCCAACTACTGGCATGTTGG GTGTTGTGATGATGCTGCACCTCTGTAACTGGGTCCGTGTCTACGAGATGGTTCCTTCAACAAAGGACAACACCGATCTGAGATATTACTATAGCGAGAAGGCCAAGAGACCCGTGGGTGGAATCCATTCCTACGGTCAAGAACGGGAGTACATCAGGACTCTGTCACTCACTTCTGATGAGGTTATAGACGATACCGGCGTGGCGTTGTTGAAAGGTTTGGATACGGTTCGTTGTGATTGA
- the LOC136445003 gene encoding toll-like receptor Tollo — translation MLFSTMYSANFHPVFCALFLLLLSNISTPQVTNTVATPNTIVTATISSAIPNTTVTATAASTISNTRVTTTTPNTTVILATVDLSNSNITSIPPDFFKNQSDLQQVDLSNNQISFLNGSIFAPLVNLETLLLSNNAIRIITPEVFRNLTNLMFLDLSQNALKDLPENLFVDNTNLEVLGLDGNNISTVRRDTFAGLSSLKQLFLNTSGLSSIHSSSFAPLLDLEELYLQENDVTFRSPRGLSRAITEDIFRSLQNLRVLDLSKNSIRFLPDNMFVELIELEVLHLDGNDFRTVRENSFTGLRSLQKLFLNNTGLSAIHPSSFVATVELIELYLQDNNVECLPWDGIDELNLTVLDLKGNNLVSAECSCDELPYCNPDVSDTNTVTVFPCCNTTLGCRVDPGVGLCVVTTVTQWLVLVVIILAVLMTLFIIILILCYNRKYLQVWMYMKCGWRFDPKDDGDDKTYDAFISYSNRDELVVIQELSPELQKRGFKLCLHYRDFPVGACIATTIIESVEASRRTIILLSQNFVDSEWCALEFKAAHRQVLEDRRNRIVVIVLDDLELQNVDKDLQFYLKTNTYLKWGDPWFWSKLCYALPRVGRGAPESHSPMFDEEVTSSNVNIEMADINLPGSTLNPGYDGLVQDRSRPSGPAGTGRDLPSGTGRDRLGPVLAAQRAGLGPVLALSAPGGTGTCGLVTPCWDRS, via the exons ATGCTTTTCAGCACAATGTACTCTGCAAACTTCCACCCAGTATTCTGTGCATTGTTCCTGTTGTTACTGTCAAACATTTCTACACCTCAAGTAACAAACACTGTTGCAACACCAAACACTATCGTGACTgcaacaatatcatctgcaaTACCAAacactacagtaactgcaacAGCAGCATCTACAATATCAAACACTAGAGTTACAACTACAACACCAAACACTACAGTCATCTTGGCAACAGTAGACCTATCCAACAGCAACATAACTTCCATTCCCCCTGACTTCTTCAAGAATCAGAGcgatcttcagcaagttgactTGAGCAACAACCAGATTTCCTTCCTAAACGGGAGCATCTTTGCACCCTTAGTCAATCTTGAGACCCTCCTTCTTAGTAACAACGCTATAAGGATCATCACGCCGGAAGTTTTCAGGAACCTCACCAATCTCATGTTCCTGGATTTATCCCAGAACGCTCTCAAAGATCTGCCAGAAAATCTGTTCGTGGACAATACGAACCTAGAAGTTCTCGGCTTGGATGGCAACAATATTTCTACGGTTAGGAGAGATACTTTCGCAGGACTGAGCTCCCTTAAGCAATTGTTCCTCAATACCTCTGGTCTGTCTAGTATACACTCATCGAGCTTTGCACCCCTGTTAGATCTTGAAGAGCTTTATCTGCAGGAGAACGACGTCACCTTCCGATCCCCCCGAGGACTATCCAGAGCAATCACAGAAGACATTTTCAGGAGTCTGCAAAACCTCCGGGTTCTGGATTTGAGTAAAAATTCCATCCGATTCCTGCCAGACAACATGTTTGTGGAACTGATAGAGCTAGAGGTGCTGCACTTGGACGGCAACGACTTCCGTACCGTTAGGGAAAACAGTTTCACCGGGCTGAGATCCTTGCAGAAACTGTTTTTGAACAATACTGGTCTGTCAGCGATCCATCCATCAAGCTTTGTGGCTACGGTGGAGCTTATCGAGCTGTACCTGCAAGACAACAACGTCGAATGCCTGCCTTGGGATGGTATTGACGAACTGAACTTGACAGTTCTAGACTTAAAGGGGAACAACCTTGTGTCGGCGGAGTGCAGTTGCGACGAGCTGCCATATTGTAATCCTGATGTTTCTGATACAAACACGGTTACCGTATTTCCTTGCTGTAACACCACGCTAGGCTGCAGAGTAGACCCCGGGGTTGGCCTTTGTGTGGTCACAACAGTAACACAGTGGCTAGTCCTTGTGGTTATAATCTTGGCAGTACTTATGACATTGTTCATTATTATTTTAATACTGTGTTACAATCGGAAGTACCTACAGGTGTGGATGTACATGAAGTGTGGTTGGCGTTTCGATCCAAAAGACGACGGCGACGACAAAACGTACGATGCCTTCATCTCGTACAGCAACAGGGATGAACTTGTCGTGATACAGGAGCTCTCACCTGAACTTCAGAAGCGCGGATTCAAACTCTGCCTGCACTACCGTGACTTCCCAGTAGGGGCGTGCATAGCAACAACCATCATAGAGAGCGTGGAGGCCAGCAGGCGGACCATCATCCTCCTCTCGCAGAATTTCGTGGACAGCGAGTGGTGTGCCTTGGAGTTCAAGGCCGCACATCGACAAGTTCTGGAGGACCGACGGAACAGGATCGTGGTGATCGTCCTGGACGACCTTGAACTTCAGAACGTGGACAAAGACCTGCAGTTTTACCTGAAGACAAACACGTACCTGAAGTGGGGAGATCCCTGGTTCTGGAGCAAGCTGTGCTACGCCTTAcctagggtggggaggggggcaccagaATCTCATAGCCCCATGTTTGATGAAGAGGTCACAAGTTCAAATGTGAACATTGAGATGGCCGATATTAATCTTCCTGGTTCAACTTTGAACCCTGGTTATGAC GGACTAGTCCAGGACCGGTCCCGGCCGAGCGGACCGGCTGGGACGGGCCGGGACCTGCCCTCGGGGACTGGGCGTGACCGATTGGGACCGGTCCTGGCGGCTCAGCGCGCCGGGTTGGGACCGGTCCTGGCGCTCAGCGCGCCGGGTGGGACCGGTACTTGCGGACTAGTCACGCCGTGTTGGGACCGGTCCTAG